A genomic stretch from Aedes albopictus strain Foshan chromosome 2, AalbF5, whole genome shotgun sequence includes:
- the LOC115262028 gene encoding uncharacterized protein LOC115262028, with product MGNPLSPVLAEIVTGELIDAVLSKLGVHIPILKKFVDDFFIVIPANEVDTVLGAFNDYHPKLQFTVEYEVDGRLPFLDMVVVRNEDQSFSTDWFMKPIASGRILNYFSLHPKHLKINVAYNFVKKVNTLSTIKTEQQKKETVMRLLKLNDYPVSLINRLINRHNERRTRTPTQPENDDQQIKIYKSIPYIVGLSQQITQYFKRSNEFDNINIVHYNNNTVGSLYRAMKGRTDTYQRNNVIYCIGCQQCDAKYVGMTTNKLQTRMYGHKSDVNLLDKVTKIENTSDRLHKLSGLKERTAMMNHCVSTGHRFDLQNASILDHSLKTNRLPILEVCHIMTTQNINKRTDVEGLHTCYTGIMHTLNRLSHRNRQNRNDLDTNTIETDEARMNQNDE from the coding sequence ATGGGTAACCCTCTTTCGCCCGTGTTAGCAGAAATCGTCACCGGCGAACTGATAGATGCAGTGTTATCCAAACTAGGTGTGCACATTCCAATCCTGAAAAAGTTTGTTGACGACTTTTTCATCGTTATTCCGGCCAACGAAGTTGATACAGTTTTGGGTGCATTCAACGACTATCACCCAAAACTGCAATTCACGGTCGAATACGAGGTGGACGGCAGGCTACCATTCCTCGACATGGTCGTTGTTCGCAACGAAGACCAATCTTTCTCCACTGATTGGTTCATGAAGCCCATCGCATCTGGACGGATCCTTAATTACTTCTCGCTGCATCCAAAACACCTAAAAATAAATGTGGCATACAACTTCGTCAAAAAGGTAAACACCCTTTCGACGATCAAAACGGAGCAACAGAAAAAGGAGACGGTGATGAGACTACTGAAGCTAAACGACTACCCCGTCTCGTTGATCAACAGACTGATTAACCGACACAACGAGAGAAGAACGAGAACACCAACACAACCAGAAAATGACGATCaacaaatcaaaatttataaGTCGATTCCATACATAGTAGGGTTATCACAGCAGATCACACAATACTTTAAGAGATCAAATGAATTTGACAATATTAACATAGTACATTATAATAACAACACAGTAGGTTCATTGTATAGAGCTATGAAAGGGAGGACAGATACATATCAGCGTAATAACGTAATTTACTGTATTGGTTGTCAACAATGTGATGCCAAATACGTTGGTATGACAACCAACAAATTACAAACACGTATGTACGGACATAAATCTGATGTAAATCTCCTGGACAAAGTCACCAAAATAGAAAACACTTCAGACAGGCTACACAAATTGAGCGGTCTGAAGGAAAGAACAGCAATGATGAACCACTGTGTTAGCACAGGGCACAGATTTGACCTGCAGAATGCCAGTATATTAGACCATAGCTTGAAAACAAATAGACTACCGATACTAGAGGTATGCCACATAATGACAACACAAAATATAAACAAACGGACAGATGTAGAGGGGTTACACACATGTTATACAGGTATCATGCACACACTGAACAGATTATCTCACAGAAACAGACAAAATAGGAACGATCTTGACACTAATACAATAGAAACAGATGAAGCGCGAATGAATCAAAATGACGAATAA
- the LOC115265745 gene encoding uncharacterized protein LOC115265745 → MVSFNEKALLNSTGVQIPKETQVLLSLGPKFAVPQNIRNTSYFHLIADLEDIYRCNPDRSVQNNIRAGVSNIIQNHINNSRIDTNQSLSSRFCTSALKATNHFLKANPEVCVLPSDKGNRTVVMLRANYEAKMLELLEDSETYKKLDRDPTTKFQNQNNALVVRLQNLGLIDERTARCLKSRTAVSPRIYGLPKAHKPNLPLRPVVPTMTAPTYELSKFLSNILQQSVNNTYSIRNSEEFCEFINSSTVGPGYAMVSFDVVSLFTNIPLELVRKGILNQWNNIKEHTNINLDLFLEIVVFVIEASYFVFQQKHYQQIAGTAMGNPLSPVLAEIVTGELIDAVLSKLGVHIPILKKFVDDFFIVIPANEVDTVLGAFNDYHPKLQFTVEYEVDGRLPFLDMVVVRNEDQSFSTDWFMKPIASGRILNYFSLHPKHLKINVAYNFVKKVNTLSTIKTEQQKKETVMRLLKLNDYPVSLINRLINRHNERRTRTPTQPENDDQQIKIYKSIPYIVGLSQQITQYFKRSNEFDNINIVHYNNNTVGSLYRAMKGRTDTYQRNNVIYCIGCQQCDAKYVGMTTNKLQTRMYGHKSDVNLLDKVTKIENTSDRLHKLSGLKERTAMMNHCVSTGHRFDLQNASILDHSLKTNRLPILEVCHIMTTQNINKRTDVEGLHTCYTGIMHTLNRLSHRNRQNRNDLDTNTIETDEARMNQNDE, encoded by the coding sequence ATGGTCTCGTTTAACGAAAAAGCCTTGTTAAACTCAACTGGGGtccaaattccaaaagaaacccaAGTTCTTCTGAGTTTAGGACCCAAATTTGCTGTACCGCAGAACATCCGAAACACATCGTATTTCCACCTTATTGCTGACCTAGAAGACATCTACAGATGTAACCCAGATCGTTCTGTTCAAAACAACATCAGAGCTGGTGTCTCCAACATAATACAAAATCACATCAACAACTCCAGGATTGATACGAATCAATCGTTGTCCTCCCGATTCTGCACAAGTGCATTAAAAGCGACCAATCATTTCCTAAAAGCCAATCCGGAGGTGTGTGTCCTTCCTTCGGATAAAGGGAACCGTACAGTAGTTATGCTTCGCGCTAACTACGAAGCAAAAATGTTGGAGCTATTAGAGGATTCCGAAACCTACAAGAAGCTAGACCGGGACCCAACAACCAAGTTCCAGAACCAAAACAATGCACTGGTAGTACGATTGCAGAATCTTGGTTTGATAGATGAACGCACTGCGAGGTGTCTCAAATCTAGGACAGCGGTTAGTCCGAGGATATATGGCTTGCCAAAAGCTCACAAGCCCAATCTCCCACTTCGCCCAGTGGTCCCCACGATGACTGCGCCAACATACGAGCTGTCCAAATTTCTTTCGAACATCCTACAGCAATCTGTAAACAACACGTACAGCATAAGGAATTCGGAGGAATTTTGCGAATTTATCAACAGCAGCACTGTGGGGCCAGGATACGCAATGGTATCCTTTGATGTGGTGTCACTATTTACAAACATCCCACTGGAATTAGTGAGGAAAGGCATCCTGAACCAGTGGAACAACATAAAGGAACACACCAACATTAACCTGGACCTATTCCTGGAGATCGTGGTTTTTGTCATCGAGGCTAGCTATTTCGTATTCCAACAGAAACACTACCAACAAATCGCTGGCACAGCAATGGGTAACCCTCTTTCGCCCGTGTTAGCAGAAATCGTCACCGGCGAACTGATAGATGCAGTGTTATCCAAACTAGGTGTGCACATTCCAATCCTGAAAAAGTTTGTTGACGACTTTTTCATCGTTATTCCGGCCAACGAAGTTGATACAGTTTTGGGTGCATTCAACGACTATCACCCAAAACTGCAATTCACGGTCGAATACGAGGTGGACGGCAGGCTACCATTCCTCGACATGGTCGTTGTTCGCAACGAAGACCAATCTTTCTCCACTGATTGGTTCATGAAGCCCATCGCATCTGGACGGATCCTTAATTACTTCTCGCTGCATCCAAAACACCTAAAAATAAATGTGGCATACAACTTCGTCAAAAAGGTAAACACCCTTTCGACGATCAAAACGGAGCAACAGAAAAAGGAGACGGTGATGAGACTACTGAAGCTAAACGACTACCCCGTCTCGTTGATCAACAGACTGATTAACCGACACAACGAGAGAAGAACGAGAACACCAACACAACCAGAAAATGACGATCaacaaatcaaaatttataaGTCGATTCCATACATAGTAGGGTTATCACAGCAGATCACACAATACTTTAAGAGATCAAATGAATTTGACAATATTAACATAGTACATTATAATAACAACACAGTAGGTTCATTGTATAGAGCTATGAAAGGGAGGACAGATACATATCAGCGTAATAACGTAATTTACTGTATTGGTTGTCAACAATGTGATGCCAAATACGTTGGTATGACAACCAACAAATTACAAACACGTATGTACGGACATAAATCTGATGTAAATCTCCTGGACAAAGTCACCAAAATAGAAAACACTTCAGACAGGCTACACAAATTGAGCGGTCTGAAGGAAAGAACAGCAATGATGAACCACTGTGTTAGCACAGGGCACAGATTTGACCTGCAGAATGCCAGTATATTAGACCATAGCTTGAAAACAAATAGACTACCGATACTAGAGGTATGCCACATAATGACAACACAAAATATAAACAAACGGACAGATGTAGAGGGGTTACACACATGTTATACAGGTATCATGCACACACTGAACAGATTATCTCACAGAAACAGACAAAATAGGAACGATCTTGACACTAATACAATAGAAACAGATGAAGCGCGAATGAATCAAAATGACGAATAA
- the LOC109416825 gene encoding odorant receptor Or2 isoform X2, with product MLIENCPIINVNVKVWLFWAYLRKPKWYSYLLGCVPVTVLNVFQFMNLFNVIASGSGDMNKIIIDGYFTVLYFNLVLRTSFLMGNRGKFETFLEGIADEYAVLEKQNDIRPLMEQLTRRARILSKSNLWLGAFISACFVTYPLFSPDNGLPYGVYIPGVDVHASPIYEIVFVLQIYLTFPACCMYIPFSSFYCTCALFGLIRIAALKRSLEKIHEFNTSPRSLFARIKECLQYHEDIIKYVSDLNELVTYIFLLELLSFGMMLCALLFLLSISNQLAQMVMIGSYIFMILSQMYALYWHSNEVREQSLEVGDSLYYNSAWLDFDQSVKKKIILILARAQRPLAIKIGNVYPMTLEMFQSLLNASYSYFTLLRRVYN from the exons ATGTTGATCGAAAACTGCCCAATCATCAACGTCAACGTCAAAGTGTGGCTCTTCTGGGCCTATCTCCGGAAGCCCAAGTGGTACAGCTACCTGCTGGGATGCGTTCCGGTGACGGTGCTCAACGTGTTCCAATTTATGAACCTTTTCAACGTGATTGCGTCTGGCAGTGGCGATATGAACAAGATTATCATCGACGGGTACTTTACGGTGCTCTACTTCAATTTGGTGCTTCGGACGTCGTTCCTAATGGGAAACCGAGGCAAGTTCGAAACGTTCCTGGAGGGAATCGCCGATGAGTACGCCGTATTGGAG AAGCAAAACGACATCCGCCCACTAATGGAGCAGTTGACCCGCCGGGCAAGGATTCTGTCCAAGTCGAACCTCTGGTTGGGAGCGTTCATCAGCGCTTGCTTCGTGACCTATCCTCTGTTCTCGCCGGACAATGGCCTTCCGTATGGAGTCTACATTCCCGGGGTCGACGTCCACGCGTCGCCAATTTACGAAATTGTGTTCGTGCTGCAAATTTATCTCACCTTTCCGGCATGCTGCATGTACATCCCGTTCTCCAGCTTCTACTGCACCTGTGCCCTGTTTGGGTTGATTCGAATCGCTGCGCTGAAGaggtccctggagaaaattcacgAGTTCAATACTTCCCCGCGGTCGCTATTTGCGAGGATAAAAGAGTGTCTCCAATATCACGAGGACATAATCAA ATATGTGAGTGACCTTAACGAACTAGTAACCTACATATTCCTACTGGAGTTGCTTTCGTTTGGGATGATGCTGTGTGCACTGCTCTTCCTGTTGAGCATC AGCAATCAACTGGCCCAGATGGTAATGATTGGTTCGTACATCTTCATGATATTGTCGCAAATGTACGCCCTCTATTGGCACTCCAACGAGGTACGAGAGCAG AGCCTGGAAGTTGGAGACTCGCTGTACTACAACAGTGCTTGGCTCGATTTCGACCAGTCTGTCAAGAAGAAGATTATTCTGATACTTGCTCGAGCCCAGCGGCCATTAGCG ATAAAAATCGGAAACGTCTACCCCATGACACTGGAAATGTTTCAGTCGTTGTTGAATGCATCGTACTCTTATTTTACATTGCTTCGGAGAGTTTATAATTAA
- the LOC109416825 gene encoding odorant receptor Or2 isoform X1, protein MLIENCPIINVNVKVWLFWAYLRKPKWYSYLLGCVPVTVLNVFQFMNLFNVIASGSGDMNKIIIDGYFTVLYFNLVLRTSFLMGNRGKFETFLEGIADEYAVLEKQNDIRPLMEQLTRRARILSKSNLWLGAFISACFVTYPLFSPDNGLPYGVYIPGVDVHASPIYEIVFVLQIYLTFPACCMYIPFSSFYCTCALFGLIRIAALKRSLEKIHEFNTSPRSLFARIKECLQYHEDIIKYVSDLNELVTYIFLLELLSFGMMLCALLFLLSISNQLAQMVMIGSYIFMILSQMYALYWHSNEVREQSLEVGDSLYYNSAWLDFDQSVKKKIILILARAQRPLAVICIIRYERLLIDRFLLLQIKIGNVYPMTLEMFQSLLNASYSYFTLLRRVYN, encoded by the exons ATGTTGATCGAAAACTGCCCAATCATCAACGTCAACGTCAAAGTGTGGCTCTTCTGGGCCTATCTCCGGAAGCCCAAGTGGTACAGCTACCTGCTGGGATGCGTTCCGGTGACGGTGCTCAACGTGTTCCAATTTATGAACCTTTTCAACGTGATTGCGTCTGGCAGTGGCGATATGAACAAGATTATCATCGACGGGTACTTTACGGTGCTCTACTTCAATTTGGTGCTTCGGACGTCGTTCCTAATGGGAAACCGAGGCAAGTTCGAAACGTTCCTGGAGGGAATCGCCGATGAGTACGCCGTATTGGAG AAGCAAAACGACATCCGCCCACTAATGGAGCAGTTGACCCGCCGGGCAAGGATTCTGTCCAAGTCGAACCTCTGGTTGGGAGCGTTCATCAGCGCTTGCTTCGTGACCTATCCTCTGTTCTCGCCGGACAATGGCCTTCCGTATGGAGTCTACATTCCCGGGGTCGACGTCCACGCGTCGCCAATTTACGAAATTGTGTTCGTGCTGCAAATTTATCTCACCTTTCCGGCATGCTGCATGTACATCCCGTTCTCCAGCTTCTACTGCACCTGTGCCCTGTTTGGGTTGATTCGAATCGCTGCGCTGAAGaggtccctggagaaaattcacgAGTTCAATACTTCCCCGCGGTCGCTATTTGCGAGGATAAAAGAGTGTCTCCAATATCACGAGGACATAATCAA ATATGTGAGTGACCTTAACGAACTAGTAACCTACATATTCCTACTGGAGTTGCTTTCGTTTGGGATGATGCTGTGTGCACTGCTCTTCCTGTTGAGCATC AGCAATCAACTGGCCCAGATGGTAATGATTGGTTCGTACATCTTCATGATATTGTCGCAAATGTACGCCCTCTATTGGCACTCCAACGAGGTACGAGAGCAG AGCCTGGAAGTTGGAGACTCGCTGTACTACAACAGTGCTTGGCTCGATTTCGACCAGTCTGTCAAGAAGAAGATTATTCTGATACTTGCTCGAGCCCAGCGGCCATTAGCGGTAATATGTATCATACGATATGAAAGGTTGCTAATTGACCGGTTTCTTCTCTTGCAGATAAAAATCGGAAACGTCTACCCCATGACACTGGAAATGTTTCAGTCGTTGTTGAATGCATCGTACTCTTATTTTACATTGCTTCGGAGAGTTTATAATTAA